The genomic stretch ATGAGCAGCGAGAAGCGTGCGCCATAGAGCAGGCGCGAGAGGATGTCGCGCCCGACCGGGTCGGTGCCGAGCAGATATTGCGTTGAGCCGCCGTCCTGCCAGGCCGGTGGCCGCAGGAATGCGGTCTTGTCCTGAACGTCAGGCGCGTAGGGCGCCAGCAGCGGCGCGAACAGCGCCGCCAGCACCAAGAGGATGAAGACGAACAGGCCGATGACGGCGCCCCGGTTCACCGAGAAATAGTACCAGAACGTCTTGAGGCCGGTGAGGCGATCCGGGTTGCCGGCGGCCATCGGGGCGATTTCGCTCGACTGGCTCATCACGCCGCCCTTATGCGTGGGTTGATGACGGCATAGAGCACGTCGACGATCAGGTTCACGGCCATGACGATAAGGGCAATCAACAGCAGGCCGGACTGCACGACGACATAGTCGCGCTTGGAAATGGATTCGACCATCCATCTGCCGATGCCGGGCCACGAGAAGATCGTTTCGGTAAGGATGGCGCCGGCGAGCAGCGTACTAACCTGCAGGCCGATGGTGGTGACCACCGGAATGAGCGCGTTGCGCAGAGCATGCACGCCGATGACCCTGGCCGACGAAAGCCCTTTGGCTCGGGCCGTCCGCACATAGTCCTCGCCCAGCACCTCGAGCATGGCGGAGCGCGTCTGGCGCGCTATCACAGCCAGCGGAATGGTGCCGAGCACGATTGTCGGCAGCACCAGATGGCGCAACACCGAGCGAAACGCGTCCCATTTGCCGTAGAGCAAGGTGTCGATGGTCATGAAGCCGGTGATCGGCTTGAAGAAGTACTGCAGGTCGATGCGGCCGTTAACCGGTGTCCAGCCGAGATAACCGGAGAAAAAGATGATCAGCAGCAGACCCCACCAGAAGATCGGCATGGAGTAGCCGACGAGCGCGGTGCCCATCAGCGACTGGTCGAACCACGAGCCGCGCTTGACGGCCGCGAAGATGCCGGCCGGGATGCCGAGCACCATGGCGAAAATCATGGCGAAAAACGACAGTTCCAGCGTCGCCGGGAAGAGCGTCTTGAACTCTTCGAGCACCGGGCGCTTGGATGAAATGGAAACGCCGAAGTCGCCTTTGGCGACTGCACCGACATAGCGCGTGTATTGCTCCCAGATCGGCAGATTGTAGCCGAACTGCTCCTTGAGCTCTTCGTAACGCGCCGGCGCCACGCCGTGTTCGCCGGCCATGGCAAGAATAGGATCGCCGGGCAGCAGCCTGACGAAGGCGAAGGCACAGATTGTGATGCCGACAAGCGTCGGGATCAAAAGTGCAATTCGGTGGAGTATATATTTCAGCATGATGTAGGGGGGCGGCGCCTCATTGCGCCGCCCCGCTCTATAGTCTTATTCGGCCTTGTCAACGCCGTCGAAGCGGTGAATGCCGAGCGGATCCATCTTGAAACCGCTGACATTGTTGCGCACGACCGCATAGACTTGGCTATGGACCAGCAGGAAGGCGGGCGCCTCCTTGGCGAAGATCACCTGCGCCTGCTCATAGAGCTTGGTGCGTTCGGCCTGGTCGCTGGTCTTCTTGGCCTTCTGGATCAGATCCTCGAAGTCCTTGTCGCACCAGCTGGAGTAGTTCGACACGCCGATGGCCGAGCAGGCGAACAGGGTGGCGAAGAAGTTGTCCGGATCGCCATTGTCGCCGGTCCAGCCGATCTGGAACGCGCCGGGACGGTCCTTCTTCTTGCCTTCCGAGCGATACTTGGTCCACTCGTAGTTGACGATCTCCGCCTTGACGCCGACCTTGGCCCAGTCGGCCTGGATCAGTTCGGCGGCGCGCTGGAAGTTCGGATTGTAGGGACGAACGCGATCGGAAGCCCAGAGCTGGATTTCCTTCAGCCCGGCAGCCTCGAGCACCTTCTTGGCCGCATCCGGATTGTAGGCGTCGGTCTTCACATCCTTGTTCCACGACCACATGGTCGGCGGGATCAGGTTTTCGGCAGGCGTGGCGCCGGCATCCTGGAAGAGCGACTTGATCAGCGATTCCCGGTCGATCGCCTGGTTGAGCGCGTGGCGCACTTCAGGCTTGTCGAGCGGCGGGATGGTGGTGTTGTAGCTCATATAGCCGATGTTCAGGCCGGCCTGATCCATCAGGGTCACGTCCTTGTTGGCCTTGATGGAAGCGATGTCGGCCGGGTTCGGATAGGGCGCGATGTCGCATTCGCCGGCAAGCACTTTCTGAGTGCGGGCGGTGGCGTCGGGCGTAATGGCGAAGACGAGATCGTCGATCTTTTCCTTGCCCTTGAAGTAGTCGGGGTTGGCCGCATAGCGGATGACCGAATCCAGCTGGTAGTCGACGAACTGGAATGGGCCGGTGCCGATCGGCTTGGTCGAGAAGTCGGCCATCTTGCCGTCCTTCGCCAACTGGTCGGCATATTCCTTCGACACGATCGAGGCGAAGTCCATGCCAAGATTGGCCAGCATCGGCGCGTTCGGCTCGGTCAGCGTCAGCTTGACGGTCAGGTCGTCGACCTTCTCCCACTTGGCGACATATTTCGGCATGTCCATGCCGGTGTAATAGTCCCAGGTCAGGTTCGGCAAATACTTGTCGCCGTTCCAGGGGTTTTCCTTGTTGAACTGGCGGTCGAAGGAGAAGATGACGTCGTCGGCGTTGAGGTCACGCGTCGGCTTGAAATAGTCGGTGGTCTGGAACTTCACGCCCGGATGCAGGTGGAAGGTGTAGACCAGGCCGTCGTCGGAGATTTCCCACTTGTCCGCAAGGCCGGGCTCGACCTCGGTGCCGCCATGCTTGAACTCGACCAGGCGCGAATAGACGGTACGCGACGAGGCATCGAAGTCGTTGCCGCCGGTCGTGGTACCCGGATCAAAATTGGCAGGCGATGCTTCCGAGCAATAGACGAGCGTCTTTGCATTGGCCATGCCGCCCAGGACGCTTGCGGCCAGCAACGCGGCCGCAAAAGCGAGTTTCTTTTTCATTGAGCACTCCCTGATGTTCTTCCAAGCCCCTCTATCAGGCTCGCGAAGCGCGCATATAAGCACCGTTTTTCCGGCTTTGGAACACCCCGTTTGCTTACCCCGCGGGAAGCAGGAAAAAAATCCGCCATTTTGCTAAACGGCAGAAAAAATTAGCAGTTTTTTCCATTCACGAGATTATTAACGACCGCATTTTTTTATTGATCCGGCATCTGGCGACATGGACGCCGCGCCTGCCTTCACCCGGTCATCGATGCGGAAACATGCCGGTTTCAAGTGTCGCCGGCGGGAAAGATTTTCGACGGCAAATCTTTCGGCGCCTTGCCGCAGGGGCAAGACTTGCACCACCGCCGATAGAGGCAATACATAGATGGATATGCTGGCGGCACGGAGGACGTCTCTGTCAATTCGGAGGCGGGCGCGGCATGGGCGACCAGAACGGGCGAACAGGAATTGCTAGGGAGGAACGGGTGGCAAAAGCATCAAAGGCGCCGGTGAAAGCGTCGGCAAAGGCAGTCTCGAAACCAGCCGCCGCCGACGGGCAAGGCAAAGCTGGCGCCAAGGCCGCGACCGCCGGGACACGCGCAAAGTCTGCCAAGACGGCACCGGCGGCAAAGGCGGCCACCGCCAAGGCGGTTGCGAAGCCGGCAACGAAAGCCGCCCCGGCAAAGACCTCCGTGACGAAGACCTCTGCGACGAAGACTCCGGCGAAGGCTGCTCCGGCAAAGACTTCTCCCGTAAAGACCTCTCCCGCAAAGACCTCTCCCGCAAAGACTGGGGCAACGAAGGCCGCATCGCCGGCGAAGGCAGCGCCGACAACGAAACCGGCGACGGCTGCCAACAAGCGGTTGCCGAAGGCACTCACGGAACTTGCCGCCGGCCTGCCCGAGAAGCCGTGGCTCAAGAGCTATCCAAAAAATGTTGCGGCCGAGATCGGTGCGTTGCCCTACAGTTCGATCGGCGATTTCCTGGTCGCCGCCTGCAAGCAGTTCTCCGCCCAGCCGGCCTTCACCTGCATGGACAAATCGATCAGCTACGCCGATGTCGAGCAGTTGTCGGCGGCCTTTGGTGCCTATCTGCAATCGAAGGGGCTGCAAAAGGGCGCGCGCGTCGCCGTGATGATGCCCAACGTCCTGCAATATCCGGTGGCGATGATGGGCATCCTGCGCGCCGGCTATGTCGTGGTGAACATCAATCCGCTCTACACGCCGCGCGAGCTGGAGCACCAGCTCAAGGATTCCGGCGCGCAAGCCATCGTCATCCTGGAAAATTTCGCCAGCACCTTGCAGGCGGTCATCGCCAGGACCGCGGTCAAGCATGTCGTGGTGGCGGCCATGGGCGACATGCTCGGCCTCAAGGGCACGATCGTCAACTTCGTCGTACGCCGCGTGAAGAAGATGGTGCCGGCATGGTCGCTGCCCGGGCATGTCAAGTTCAATGCGGCGATGAAGGCCGGCGCCGGCCTTGGCTTCAAGCCGGCCAAGGTTGCAGCCGACGATGTCGCCTTCCTGCAATATACGGGCGGCACCACGGGTGTGTCGAAGGGCGCCACGCTGCTGCACAGCAATGTGCTCTCCAATGTCGTGCAGAATGCGCAGTGGATGGAGGACGCCTATACGATCAAGCCGAAACCCGCGCACCCGAACTTCATCTGCGCGTTGCCGCTCTATCATATCTTCGCGCTGACGGTGAACGCGCTGATGGGCATGCAGCAAGGCGCCCGCAACGTGCTCATTCCCAACCCGCGCGATATTCCAGGCTTCGTCAAGGAACTGGCGAAGTATCCGGTCCACATCTTTCCCGGCCTCAACACGCTGTTCAACGCGCTGCTCAACAACGAGGACTTCCGCAAGCTCGACTTCAAGCCGCTGGTGCTGACGCTGGGCGGCGGCATGGCGGTGCAGAAGGGCGTCGCCGAACGCTGGAAGGCGTTGACCGGCTGCCCTGTCACCGAAGGCTACGGCCTCTCGGAAACATCCCCGGTGGCGACGGCCAACAAGTTCAGCTCCGGCGAGTTCACCGGCACGATCGGCCTGCCGCTGCCTTCGACGGAAATCGCCATCCGCGACGACGACGGCAACAATCTGCCGCTGGGCGAGGTCGGCGAAATCTGTATCCGGGGACCGCAGGTGATGGCGGGCTACTGGAACCGGCCCGACGAGACCGCCAAGGTGATGACCAAGGACGGCTACTTCAAGTCAGGCGACATGGGCTTCATGGATGAGCGCGGCTACACCAAGATCGTCGACCGCAAGAAGGATATGATCCTGGTCTCGGGCTTCAACGTCTATCCGAACGAGCTCGAGGAGGTCGTGGCGATGCATCCGGGCGTTCTCGAAGTGGCGGCGATCGGCGTGCCGGACGAGCATTCGGGCGAAGTGCCGAAGCTGTTCATCGTCAAGAAGGATCCAGCCCTGACCGTGGAAGCCATCACCGCTTTCTGCCGCGAGAACCTGACCGGCTACAAGCGGCCCAAATACATCGAGTTCAGGACCGAATTGCCGAAGACGCCGGTCGGCAAGATCCTGCGGCGGGCGCTGCGCGCCTAGTGAAGGATCATCCCTTCGGCGACGAGGCGCCGGGCAGCCCGCGCCTCGACCCGACGGGCTTCATCAAGGCGAACATGCGCCTTGTGCCGGTGCCCGCGCTTGCCGAAATCCGGCTTTACACAGCCCACCCAGGCAGCGGGCTGAGGCGCCTCGTCGACCCTGAAGACGATGCTGACGCGGACGACGACGCGCCCGAACCGCAGCCGCCCTACTGGGCCTATGCCTGGGCCGGCGGCGCCGTGCTGGCACGCCACATCCTCGATCATCCAAAGATGGTGGCGGGCCGCCGCGTGCTCGACCTTGGTGCTGGTTCAGGCATCGTCGGCATCGCCGCCGCGAAGGCCGGCGCAAGCCAGGTGACTGCTGCCGAGATCGACCGCAACGGTGTGGCCGCGATCGGCCTCAACGCGGCGGCGAACGGCGTCGCCATCAACATTGTCGACAAGGACATCACCACGGGTCCGCCGCCGCCGGTCGACCTCGTGTTTGCCGGCGACGTGTTCTACAGCCGCGAGGTTGCCCTGCGGGTTATCCCGTTCCTCGATCGCTGCCTGGCAGCCGGCATCGAGGTGCTGGTCGGCGATCCCCGACGCCACGACCTGCCGCTGTCCCGGCTGCGGCTGCTTGCGGAATATCCGGTGCCGGATTTCGGCGACGCGAAAGGCGCCGCACTGAAGCCGAGCGGCGTGTTTCGTTTCGAGGCTGATACGGAACCCGCGCCGGCGGGAGCGATCAAACCGTCTCCTTGACCCGTGCCGACAGGAAATCCGGCAGGTCGGCAACCGAATCGAGAACGACGTCGGCAATGCCGGCCAGCGATTCACGCGTGCCGGTGCCGGAGAGCACGCCCACCGCCAGGCCGCAGCCGCCGGCGCGCGCCATTTCGAGATCGTGGCGGTTGTCGCCGACCATGGCGATCTCCGCCGGCTTCAGGCCCGTAAGGTCGCAAAAGGCCTGGATGGTGTCGGGCGCGGGTTTGGGGTTGGCCACCGCGTCATAGCCATAGGCGGCGTCGAACAGTTGGGCGACGCCCAGCGTGACCAAGGTCTTTTCCGCGCCGCTGGTGGAATCGTTGGTGGCGACGCCAAGCCGGTAGGATCGCTTGTGCAGTGTTGCCAGCGTGTCGACGATGCCCGGCAGCGCCACCGCCATCGCCGAGCCCTGCACCGAGGTGATCTCGTTGAAGCGGGCGACGGCCAGCATCTGGTCTTCGTCGGACAGGCGCGGGAACCACAGTTCGACGACATCCATGTTGGTGCCCGAGGCAAAGATCGAATCGGGCTTGAAGCGGCGGTTGGCGAAATCGAAGCCGGCGGCCGCCAGCAGCCTGTCGGCCTTCCAGCGATCGCCGTCGGCAGCGTCCATGGCCATGAAGTCGGCAACGCCGAGCCAGGTGGCGTTGAAGTCGACAAGTGTCCCGTCCTTGTCGAACAATATGCCTTTGATGTCTGCCAAATCAGTCACTCCGAACCACGCAATTGGTGGATGCGTTCCACAAGGCCCCTGGTCGAGGCGTCCCGGTTTGCGGCGCTTTCCTTGCCTTCCACGACAGGCAGCAGGCCGGTCGCCAGTTCCTTGCCGAGCTCGACGCCCCACTGGTCGAAGGAATTGATGTTGAACAGCGTGCCCTCGACGAAGACGCGGTGCTCGTAGAGCGCGATCAGCCGGCCGAAAGTGCGCGGGTCGAGCTTGCGATAGAGGATGGTCAGCGAAGGGCGGTTGCCGGAGAAGACACGGTGCGGCGCTATTTTGTCGACATCGGCCGGCTTCATGCCCTTGGCCAGCATCTGCGCGCGCGCCTCGTCCAGCGTGCGGCCCTTCATCAGTGCTTCCGACTGCGCCAGGCAATTGGCGAGCAGCAAATCATGCTGATGCTTGAGCTCCGGCTCATGGCCGACGGCCGCGGCGAGAAATTCGACCGGGATGAGGTCGGTGCCCTGGTGCAGAAGCTGGAAGAAGGCGTGCTGGCCATTGGTGCCCGGCTCGCCCCAGACCAGCGGCCCGGTCGGCGTCGCCACGGGCGTGCCGTCAAGGGTGACGCCCTTGCCGTTCGATTCCATGTCGAGCTGCTGCAGATAGGCCGGCAGCCGGGACAGGCGCTGGTCATAGGGGATGACCGCGCGGGCCGGATAGCCGCAGATCACGCGATGCCACCAGCCGACCAGCCCCAGAAGCACCGGCAGGTTCGCGGTGAGCGGCGCGGTGCGGAAATGCTCGTCCATCTCATGGGCGCCATCGAGGAAGGCGCGGAAATTCCTTGGACCGATGGCGATCATGACCGGCAGGCCGATCGCGCCCCAGACCGAATAGCGGCCGCCGACCCAGTCCCAGAAACCGAAGACGCGGTCCTGCTCGATGCCGAACTTGGCCACAAGGTCGAGCGCCGTCGAGACGGCGGCGAAATGCTTGCCGACCGCCTGCTTGCCGAGCGCCTTCTGCACCCAGTCGCGCGCCGTCTGCGCGTTGGTCATCGTCTCGACCGTGGTGAAGGTCTTGGAGGCGATGATGAACAGCGTGGTTTCCGCCGACAGGCCCTTCAGCGTGTCATGGATATGGGCGCCGTCGATGTTGGAGACATAATGCGCGCGCGGCCCGTCATGATAGGGCGCCAGCGCCAGCGTCGCCATGGCCGGGCCGAGGTCGGAGCCGCCAATGCCGATGTTGACGATATCGGTGATCTTCTTTCCGGTGGCGCCTGGCGCCTTGCCGGAGCGGATGGCATCGGCGAAGGCGCCCATCGCGTCGAGCACGGAAAGGACGTCGGCCTTGACGTCCTGGCCATCGACCGTGACGCCCTTGCCGCTGAGATTGCGCAGCGCCGTGTGCAGCACGGCGCGGTCCTCGGTGATGTTGATCTTCTTGCCGGCGAACATGGCGGCGCGCCGCCCTTCGAGATCAGCGGCGCCGGCGAGCTTTTCCAGCAAATCCATGGTGGTTGCGTCAACGGCGCATTTCGACCAGTCGAGCAAAAGGTCGCCGTCGCTGGCGGAGAATGTCTGGAAACGCCGTGGATCGGCGGCGAAGGCCTGGCGCATGCTGCCAGGTGCCGCGGCGCGATGATCGCGCAAGGCGGCAAGCTGTTTCTGGAAGGCTGACTTATCCACTGGCGGGAGGCTCCTGGCGTTTTTCGACGTACTTTATCAGACCGGATGTTTCCGGCGCGTGTCGTCGCGACAAACCTATTGAGCCGAATTCCGTGCGGTCAATACGCGGCGATGCCGCATCGCATCACGATGCGATGACACAATGTGTCACTCCGGGCGGCGACGGAGCCCGATTTCGGTCGAAGGATCACTGGCATAAATCCCAAAGATCAGAAAAATTGATTGGCGCAACCCCTTGTGCCACCCATACACTCGACTGGTCCAGCCAAATGAAAATTGCTGGCCATCCGAGGAAGATCTCCCATGCCACAGCGCAACGACACGGCCATATGGTCCGGCCTGTTCCGGATTTCGGCCGAATCCGGCCAAACCCTGCAGGCGCAGATCCGCCAGGCCATCGTGGCCGCCATTCTCGACCGACAGATCGCCGCTTCGATGCCGCTTCCCTCCTGCCGCATCCTGGCCGAAAAGCTTGGCGTCGCACGCGGGACGGTGGTTCTGGCCTTCCAGCAGCTCGTCGACCAGGGTTTCCTGGTGGCGCGCGAGCGGCGCGGCCATTTCGTCAATCCCGACGTGCTGGCAACACCGGCCAAGCCGCACCAGAAGGCGCCCGACCAGGCCAATGAGATCGACTGGAAGGCACGCCGGCAGATCGCCGCCAGCGACATGCCGCCGCCGGCCAAGCACGAGAACTGGATCAAGTCGTCCTATCCCTTCGTCTACGGCCAGTTCGATCCTGCGCTGTTCCCGACCGCCGAGTGGCGCGAATGCAACCGCATGGCGCTCGCGGTGCTCGAAATCCGCAACTGGGCGTCCGACATGGTCGATCGCGACGATCCGCTGCTGATCGAGCAGATCCAGGCGCGGCTTTTGCCGCGGCGTGGCATCTTCGCCAATCCGGACGAAATCATCGTCACGCTTGGCGCCCAGAACGCGCTCTATATGCTGGCTTCGCTGCTGATGACCAAGGGCTCGAAGGTGGCAATGGAGGATCCGGGCTACCCCGACGCACGCTCGATCTTCCGGCTTGCCGGCGCCGACATCCAGCCGGTGCCGGTCGACCAGTCCGGCATCGTAACCTCTTCTATCCCCAATGATTCCGGCTTCGTCTTTGTCACGCCCAGCCATCATTGCCCGACCATGGTGCCGTTGTCGGCCGAGCGGCGGCAGGATCTTCTGGCGCGCGCCAACCGGCACAATCAGATCATCATCGAGGACGGCTATGACAGCCAGCTTCTCGACGAGGCGCCGCAGCAGGCGCTGAAGAGCCTCGACCGTTCCGGCCGTGTCGTCTATGTCGGCTCGATGTCGAAGACGCTGGCTCCCGGCCTGCGGCTTGGCTACATCGTGGCCTCCGCTGGACTAATCTCGGAACTCAGGGCGCTGCGCCGCTTCATGCTGCGTCATCCGCCGGCCAACAACCAGCGCGCCGTGGCGCTCTTCCTGTCGCTCGGCCATCACGAGGCCCTGGTGCGGCGCCTGTCGAGCGCCTTCGATGAGCGGCGCAAGCGTCTGGTCCATGCGATTTCCGCTTTCCTGCCGGAGTGGCGCTCGACGGATTCGGCCGGCGGCACATCGCTCTGGCTCGAGGGGCCGCGCGGCACCGATTCCCGCGGTTTGGCCGAGGCCGCCGCCTCGCGTAGCGTGATCATCGAGCCGGGAGACCGCTTCTTCGACCGCACCGAAAAGCCTTCGCGTTTCATGCGCCTGGGCATTTCCTCGATCGCGCTGCAGCATATCGAGCCCGGCATCCGGGAACTCGCCACCGCGGCCGGCCGCAGACCGGCAGCCGCCTGATCCACCTACCCGATCCTTTGAACGGAGCCGCCCAATCGCGGCTCCGTTTCCTTTAGCGCTGGCATATGCAACCAGACCGGCTGGCTCATAGTCTGTGCCAATGCCGGCGGCATAGTCGTGGCACAAAGGGGAAGAAGCAGCCGATGGTGGACCAACCGCCGCCCTGTTTCCGAGAAAAGTGGAGTGCCTCCATGTCAGTGGTTCTTGAAAAGCAGGAAGCAGCAGTGGATCAGCGCTCGCGCCGCTCCGGTGGACGCGAAGCGCGCCGTGCCATGCGGGCAGCGCCGCTCGCCGACGACATCAGGCCGGTGCGCGCCGGCCTCGAGGGCGGCAGCTACGGACCGTTGCGCGGCAACGACCAGGAGCGAATCCACGAGGCGGTGCTGACGCTGCTGGAAACGGTCGGCTTCGCCAATGCCATACCCTCCTGCATCGAGGCGCTGACCAAGGCCGGCGCCACCTATGGCGATGACGGCCGCATCCGCTTCCCGCGCGCGCTGGTGCTCGACACCATCAAGAAGGCCGCACGCAATTTCACCCTGCACGGCCAGGACCCGAAACACGATATGGTGATCCAGGGCAAGCGCGTGCATTACGGCACGGCCGGTGCGGCCGTGCATCTGGTCGATGTCGAGAAGCGTGAATATCGCGAATCGCTGTTGCAGGACATCTATGACGCCGCCCGCATCGTCGAGGGGCTCGACAACATCCATTTCTTCCAGCGGCCGATGGTGCCGCGCGACATTCCCGATCCGCTCGAGATGGACTTCAACACGCTCTACGCCTGCGTGATGGGCACGTCGAAGCATGTCGGCACCTCGTTCACGGTGCGCGAGAACGTGCAGCCGGCGCTGGAAATGCTCTATGCCATTGCCGGCGGCGAGGAGAATTTCCGCGCCCGGCCATTCGTGTCGAACTCCAACTGCTTCGTCGTGCCGCCGATGAAATTCGCCGAGGACGCCTGCGGCGTGCTCGAGGCCTGCGTCGAGGGCGGCATCCCGATCCTGCTTTTGTCGGCCGGACAGGCCGGCGCGACCGCGCCGGCGGCGATTGCCGGCGCCGTGGTGCAGGCCGTGGCCGAAGTGCTGGCCGGCCTGGTCTATGTCAATGCCATCAAGCCGGGACATCCGGCGATCTTCGGCACCTGGCCATTCGTGTCGGATCTGCGGACCGGCGCCATGTCGGGCGGCTCGGCCGAACAGGCGGTGCTGACCGCGGCCTGCGCGCAGATGGCGCAGTTCTACGATCTGCCGGGCGGTTCGGCCGCCGGCATGACGGATTCGAAACTGCCCGACATCCAGTCCGGCTACGAAAAAGGCATCACCGACGTGATGGCCGGCCTGGCCGGGCTCAACCTCGTTTATGAATCGGCCGGCATGCATGCTTCGCTGCTCGGCTTCTGCCTGGAAAGCCTGATCATCGACAATGACATGCTTGGCCATTGCCTGCGCTGCGTGCGCGGCATCGAGGTGACCGACGAGGCGCTGTCGATCGACACCATCGCCGAAGTCTGCCTGAACGGGCCGGGCCACTATCTCGGCAACGAGCAGACTCTGCGGCTGATGCAAACCGAGTATTTCTACCCGGCCGTCGGCGACCGGTTTTCGCCGAAGGAATGGAACGAGAAAGGCCGGCCCGACATCCTGCAGCGCGCGATCATCGAGAAGAAGCGCATCCTTGCCGAACGCTTCCCGCGCCATGTCGCAAAACTTCTCGACGACAAATTGCGCGCCCGCTTCGGCGACATGATCAAGCTGCCGCGCGCCAATATGGGCGGGTAGCGCCTCGCCTTACAAAAGTC from Mesorhizobium sp. 113-3-3 encodes the following:
- a CDS encoding trimethylamine methyltransferase family protein, whose translation is MSVVLEKQEAAVDQRSRRSGGREARRAMRAAPLADDIRPVRAGLEGGSYGPLRGNDQERIHEAVLTLLETVGFANAIPSCIEALTKAGATYGDDGRIRFPRALVLDTIKKAARNFTLHGQDPKHDMVIQGKRVHYGTAGAAVHLVDVEKREYRESLLQDIYDAARIVEGLDNIHFFQRPMVPRDIPDPLEMDFNTLYACVMGTSKHVGTSFTVRENVQPALEMLYAIAGGEENFRARPFVSNSNCFVVPPMKFAEDACGVLEACVEGGIPILLLSAGQAGATAPAAIAGAVVQAVAEVLAGLVYVNAIKPGHPAIFGTWPFVSDLRTGAMSGGSAEQAVLTAACAQMAQFYDLPGGSAAGMTDSKLPDIQSGYEKGITDVMAGLAGLNLVYESAGMHASLLGFCLESLIIDNDMLGHCLRCVRGIEVTDEALSIDTIAEVCLNGPGHYLGNEQTLRLMQTEYFYPAVGDRFSPKEWNEKGRPDILQRAIIEKKRILAERFPRHVAKLLDDKLRARFGDMIKLPRANMGG